The Paenibacillus sp. RUD330 genome has a segment encoding these proteins:
- a CDS encoding glucose-1-phosphate adenylyltransferase, with amino-acid sequence MNVNNECMAMLLAGGEGKRLAPLTNRLAKPAVHFGGRYRIIDFPLSNCVNSGIGSVGILAQYMKQSISGHVGDGSAWDNTDITILNSEDQKTGYKGTADAIFQHIDFIDSHQPEHLLVISGDHIYQMDYKEMLSFHKARGAAATIAVKEVPWAEASRFGLMNTDDRLNITSFEEKPAKPQSNLASMGVYIFRWADLREALILDAMRADSSHDFGKDIIPSLLASEEKIIAFPFKGYWKDVGTPGSLWEAHMDLLQGTIDLNRPEWPMYTPSLSVSPAIYVEGKGEVSNSIVQRGCRIQGDVEGSILFHSVQIGEGSTVTDSIIMPGARIGRNVSIHRAIIGEGAYVADGSSIESSDDNLTVIGAGEFRYSRSPLRRTRPSAMLGDVRTGS; translated from the coding sequence ATGAATGTGAACAACGAATGCATGGCAATGCTCCTCGCGGGAGGAGAAGGAAAACGGCTGGCGCCGCTGACGAACCGGCTGGCGAAGCCGGCTGTTCATTTTGGCGGCCGCTACCGCATCATCGATTTCCCGTTGAGCAATTGCGTTAACTCCGGAATCGGCAGCGTGGGCATCCTCGCTCAATACATGAAGCAATCCATCAGCGGCCACGTCGGCGATGGCTCCGCTTGGGACAACACCGACATCACGATCCTCAATTCCGAGGATCAGAAGACCGGCTACAAGGGAACGGCAGACGCCATTTTCCAGCACATCGATTTCATCGATTCCCATCAACCGGAGCATCTGCTCGTCATCTCCGGCGACCATATCTACCAAATGGACTATAAGGAAATGCTCAGCTTCCATAAAGCCCGCGGCGCGGCCGCCACGATCGCCGTCAAGGAGGTTCCTTGGGCGGAGGCTTCCCGCTTCGGACTCATGAATACGGATGACCGGCTGAACATTACGTCCTTTGAAGAAAAGCCGGCCAAGCCTCAGAGCAACCTGGCTTCGATGGGCGTTTATATTTTCCGGTGGGCCGATCTGCGCGAAGCGCTCATTCTGGATGCCATGCGCGCCGATTCTTCCCATGATTTCGGCAAGGACATCATCCCTTCCCTCCTGGCCTCGGAGGAAAAAATCATCGCCTTCCCATTCAAAGGCTACTGGAAAGATGTCGGTACGCCGGGCAGCCTGTGGGAAGCCCATATGGATCTGCTTCAAGGCACGATCGACCTCAATCGTCCCGAGTGGCCGATGTATACCCCTTCCCTTTCGGTCAGCCCAGCCATCTACGTGGAAGGCAAAGGGGAAGTGAGCAATTCCATCGTCCAGCGGGGCTGCCGGATTCAAGGAGATGTGGAAGGGTCCATCCTCTTCCACAGCGTCCAGATCGGAGAGGGCAGCACGGTGACGGACAGCATCATCATGCCGGGAGCGAGAATCGGCCGCAATGTGAGCATCCACCGCGCTATCATCGGCGAAGGCGCTTATGTCGCGGACGGTTCCTCCATCGAGAGCAGCGATGACAACCTGACCGTCATCGGCGCCGGCGAATTCCGCTACAGCCGCTCCCCGCTCCGCAGAACCCGCCCGTCGGCTATGCTGGGAGACGTCCGGACTGGTTCTTGA
- a CDS encoding general stress protein, with translation MKPSIQVVESGMDAMSAVRELNRRGYDKDEIYVLAHDKDQTDRLAENSDANSIGMQEEGVFDSMANMFRSRGDALRSKLESVGLTEMEAERYEEVLDQGKILVIAKPH, from the coding sequence ATGAAACCAAGCATTCAAGTTGTAGAGAGCGGAATGGACGCTATGTCGGCAGTACGCGAGCTTAACCGCCGCGGATATGACAAGGACGAGATTTATGTGCTTGCCCATGATAAAGACCAGACGGACCGCCTGGCCGAAAATTCCGATGCGAACAGCATCGGGATGCAGGAGGAAGGCGTATTCGACTCGATGGCGAATATGTTCCGCTCCCGCGGCGACGCGCTGCGCTCCAAGCTGGAGTCGGTAGGCTTGACCGAAATGGAAGCCGAACGTTACGAGGAAGTTCTCGACCAAGGGAAAATCCTGGTCATCGCCAAGCCTCACTGA
- a CDS encoding GTP-binding protein produces MEEQVTPVPVVVLAGFLGSGKTSLLTRLLDGCREAGIKPAVVLNELGDLHLEGARFDSGVPLKEMLNGCICCTMKGDLAGELVLLARKERPDIILIEATGAANPLELVEGVMDAALHEALYLSAVVTVVDGPGMLRLKGSRRTMKLMEDGIRCATKLVLNKADLLHPEELVEVQQRIGELNFHATLVTVRHGGADAEWIESVLSADPGAALKPEEVATRAHGGTGDASDARKEHGREHAHEHLMAVTYYPQRPYDSMDFESMLLSLPDNVYRAKGIVTFADTASRYHFQFAYRETDFMPLSPAESARDAIVFIGEHFSRAEVLERLAALEAGHTGKAE; encoded by the coding sequence ATGGAAGAACAAGTCACTCCTGTACCGGTCGTCGTTCTGGCCGGATTTCTGGGCAGCGGCAAGACGAGCTTGCTGACACGCCTGCTGGACGGCTGCCGGGAAGCCGGCATCAAGCCGGCCGTCGTTCTGAACGAGCTGGGAGACCTTCATCTGGAGGGAGCGAGATTCGATTCCGGCGTTCCGCTCAAGGAAATGCTGAACGGCTGCATCTGCTGCACGATGAAGGGCGATCTGGCCGGAGAGCTGGTGCTGCTGGCGAGGAAGGAGCGGCCTGATATCATTCTCATCGAAGCTACCGGAGCGGCGAATCCGCTGGAGCTGGTGGAAGGCGTAATGGACGCCGCCTTGCATGAAGCTCTCTACCTGTCCGCTGTCGTGACCGTCGTCGATGGTCCGGGCATGCTTCGCCTCAAGGGGAGCCGGCGCACGATGAAGCTGATGGAGGACGGGATCCGCTGCGCGACAAAGCTGGTGCTGAACAAAGCCGATCTGCTTCATCCCGAGGAGCTGGTCGAGGTTCAGCAGCGGATCGGGGAGCTCAATTTCCATGCTACGCTCGTCACCGTCCGGCATGGCGGGGCAGATGCGGAATGGATCGAGAGCGTGCTGTCGGCTGATCCCGGAGCTGCCCTGAAGCCGGAGGAGGTCGCCACGAGGGCGCATGGAGGCACAGGGGATGCATCCGACGCCAGGAAGGAGCACGGCCGCGAGCATGCCCATGAGCATCTGATGGCAGTGACTTATTATCCGCAGCGGCCCTACGACAGCATGGATTTCGAAAGCATGCTTCTGTCGCTGCCCGACAACGTTTATCGGGCGAAAGGAATCGTCACGTTCGCCGACACCGCCAGCCGGTACCATTTTCAATTCGCGTACAGGGAGACGGATTTCATGCCTCTATCTCCGGCCGAGAGCGCGCGCGACGCCATCGTGTTCATCGGAGAGCATTTCTCGCGCGCCGAAGTGCTGGAGCGGCTTGCCGCCCTGGAGGCGGGACATACAGGAAAAGCCGAGTAA